In one window of Lynx canadensis isolate LIC74 chromosome B3, mLynCan4.pri.v2, whole genome shotgun sequence DNA:
- the SSTR1 gene encoding somatostatin receptor type 1 translates to MFPNGTASSPSSPSPSPGSCGEGGGSRGPGAGAAGGMEEPGRNASQNGTLSEGQGSAILISFIYSVVCLVGLCGNSMVIYVILRYAKMKTATNIYILNLAIADELLMLSVPFLVTSTLLRHWPFGALLCRLVLSVDAVNMFTSIYCLTVLSVDRYVAVVHPIKAARYRRPTVAKVVNLGVWVLSLLVILPIVVFSRTAANSDGTVACNMLMPEPAQRWLVGFVLYTFLMGFLLPVGAICLCYVLIIAKMRMVALKAGWQQRKRSERKITLMVMMVVMVFVICWMPFYVVQLVNVFAEQDDATVSQLSVILGYANSCANPILYGFLSDNFKRSFQRILCLSWMDNAAEEPVDYYATALKSRAYSVEDFQPENLESGGGVFRNGTCTSRITTL, encoded by the coding sequence ATGTTCCCCAATGGCactgcctcctctccttcctctcctagCCCCAGCCCGGGCAGCTGCGGCGAAGGCGGCGGCAGCAGGGGCCCCGGGGCCGGCGCTGCGGGCGGCATGGAGGAGCCGGGGCGAAATGCGTCCCAGAACGGGACCTTGAGCGAGGGCCAGGGCAGCGCCATCCTCATCTCTTTTATCTACTCCGTGGTGTGCCTGGTGGGGCTGTGTGGTAACTCCATGGTCATCTACGTGATCCTGCGCTACGCCAAAATGAAGACGGCCACCAACATCTACATCCTGAACCTGGCCATCGCCGATGAGCTGCTCATGCTCAGTGTGCCATTTCTGGTCACCTCCACGTTGCTTCGCCACTGGCCCTTCGGCGCGCTGCTCTGCCGCCTCGTGCTCAGCGTGGACGCAGTCAACATGTTCACCAGCATCTACTGTCTGACTGTCCTTAGCGTGGACCGGTACGTGGCCGTGGTGCACCCCATCAAGGCAGCACGCTACCGCCGGCCCACCGTGGCCAAGGTGGTGAATCTGGGCGTGTGGGTGCTATCGCTGCTTGTCATTCTGCCCATCGTGGTCTTTTCGCGCACGGCGGCCAACAGTGATGGCACGGTGGCCTGCAACATGCTCATGCCTGAGCCTGCTCAGCGCTGGCTAGTGGGCTTCGTGTTGTACACGTTTCTCATGGGCTTCTTGCTGCCCGTCGGGGCCATCTGCCTGTGCTACGTGCTCATCATCGCCAAAATGCGCATGGTGGCCCTCAAGGCCGGCTGGCAGCAGCGCAAGCGCTCGGAGCGCAAGATCAccctgatggtgatgatggtggtgatggtattTGTCATCTGCTGGATGCCTTTCTATGTAGTGCAGTTGGTCAACGTGTTTGCAGAGCAGGACGACGCCACGGTTAGCCAGCTGTCGGTCATCCTCGGCTACGCCAACAGCTGCGCCAATCCCATCCTCTATGGCTTCCTTTCGGACAACTTCAAGCGCTCTTTCCAGCGCATCCTGTGCCTCAGCTGGATGGACAACGCCGCCGAGGAGCCTGTCGACTACTACGCCACGGCCCTCAAGAGTCGCGCTTACAGCGTGGAGGACTTCCAGCCGGAGAACCTGGAGTCTGGAGGCGGTGTGTTCCGTAATGGCACCTGTACGTCTCGGATCACGACTCTCTGA